A portion of the Leptospira terpstrae serovar Hualin str. LT 11-33 = ATCC 700639 genome contains these proteins:
- a CDS encoding universal stress protein — MEKLIQKLIIPIDGSPSSAKALEFALAIAKASNAKCYVVEVVEDFGPLPGYYDAAPVGKDRVKWISEQRFEKIHPILDETTVKWERIVLEGYPAEEICKLAEKEKADLIVIGSRGHGILGRFIMGSVSDRVVHYAPCSVTVVR; from the coding sequence ATGGAAAAATTGATTCAAAAGCTGATCATCCCTATCGATGGTTCACCTAGTTCTGCAAAAGCACTGGAATTTGCTTTAGCAATCGCAAAAGCAAGCAATGCAAAATGTTACGTTGTGGAAGTGGTTGAGGATTTTGGTCCGCTTCCTGGCTATTATGATGCCGCACCTGTAGGTAAGGATCGAGTGAAATGGATCTCCGAGCAACGTTTTGAAAAAATACATCCTATTTTAGATGAAACCACTGTGAAATGGGAACGTATCGTATTGGAAGGATATCCTGCTGAAGAAATATGCAAACTTGCTGAAAAAGAAAAAGCAGATTTGATCGTGATTGGAAGTCGGGGGCACGGAATTCTAGGAAGATTCATTATGGGTAGTGTGTCTGATCGAGTTGTTCATTATGCACCTTGTTCCGTAACGGTGGTTAGGTGA
- a CDS encoding AfsA-related hotdog domain-containing protein: MKVFEKEELPAVLPLDKRYTRTYYQDDSFVSNIRRALPRMITTIVMEEHIFPKLNKEEIDFLLQYYAKRQDTSGNYYQLKTIPYRIRKESAERILEEAGVDQTQRDFISTFYHFDTELQQYILNDKVTESDEIRILQIIKRRDYYVGNVEKSMISAIFEPIEEIPKKDTFFANLFVPADHKFFSPPNLKHISGMQIVEAARQFGIACNHMYGKVPFEGVTFLLLYLNSEFFQYAKMNMPIKLRAKAIETKNSKSGYWNYSKLEITAYQENQEITRIEMAASILPLKVYKRLKSTQEEVYEIDPRFRILDQFKNNISVRENGRNIVSTIENISSSGFMVRCSGIHPGELADSQNLEFFMHFDIVGFVHGTCILLWVKEDDNNEDTFFAGFRFESISELDRANVKEAINRYGRLIEEREIQ; encoded by the coding sequence ATGAAGGTTTTTGAAAAAGAAGAACTCCCTGCAGTTTTACCTCTCGACAAACGATACACAAGAACATATTACCAAGACGATAGTTTCGTTTCAAACATACGAAGGGCACTTCCTCGAATGATAACAACGATTGTCATGGAAGAACATATCTTTCCTAAGCTGAATAAGGAAGAAATTGACTTTTTGCTACAATACTATGCAAAAAGACAAGATACTAGTGGGAATTATTACCAACTCAAAACAATTCCGTATCGTATTCGTAAAGAATCAGCAGAAAGAATTTTAGAAGAAGCTGGAGTCGATCAAACACAAAGAGATTTCATTAGTACTTTCTATCATTTTGATACAGAATTACAACAATACATTCTGAACGATAAAGTGACAGAATCAGATGAAATTAGAATCTTACAAATAATCAAACGTAGAGACTACTATGTTGGCAACGTAGAGAAGTCAATGATATCTGCAATCTTCGAGCCAATTGAAGAAATTCCGAAAAAAGATACTTTTTTTGCGAATCTTTTTGTCCCAGCAGATCATAAGTTTTTTTCCCCACCCAATCTTAAACATATTTCAGGAATGCAGATTGTGGAAGCTGCAAGACAATTCGGAATTGCTTGCAACCATATGTATGGAAAGGTTCCTTTCGAAGGTGTCACCTTTTTATTGTTATATTTAAACTCAGAATTTTTCCAATATGCCAAAATGAATATGCCGATCAAGTTGCGGGCCAAGGCAATTGAGACCAAAAATAGCAAATCTGGATATTGGAATTACTCAAAACTCGAAATTACGGCGTACCAGGAGAATCAAGAGATTACGAGAATCGAAATGGCTGCGAGTATCTTGCCTTTAAAAGTATACAAACGCTTAAAAAGCACACAGGAAGAAGTATATGAAATTGATCCAAGATTTCGCATCTTAGATCAGTTTAAAAACAATATTTCTGTCAGGGAAAATGGACGAAATATTGTCTCTACAATTGAAAATATCTCTAGTTCTGGGTTTATGGTGCGCTGCTCAGGGATCCATCCCGGGGAATTGGCCGATAGCCAAAACCTCGAATTTTTTATGCATTTTGATATTGTCGGTTTCGTTCATGGAACTTGCATTTTATTATGGGTCAAAGAAGACGATAATAATGAGGACACCTTCTTTGCCGGATTTCGTTTTGAATCGATTTCTGAACTAGACAGGGCAAATGTAAAGGAAGCCATCAATCGGTATGGACGATTGATTGAAGAAAGGGAAATCCAATGA